The Archocentrus centrarchus isolate MPI-CPG fArcCen1 chromosome 3, fArcCen1, whole genome shotgun sequence sequence TTCAAGGTCCTCTAACCTCCAGGAGGGGAGGGAAAACCTTCAGCACCAACTGCAAACATTTATAAGTTCCCACAATAATATGAAATTCCAAACATGAGAATGATtctgattaaattaaattatccaGATGTTTTTACATTATACCTTGGCTTGTAGCTGGGGGTGGATGTCCTGTTCAAATGGCTGGGCCAGCTGAGAAAATCTCAGTGGGGaaagagatgagaaaaaaaataaattctccCTTTCCTTAAAAACTTCTTATGAGCTTCAGTTTTGAAATACTAAGCTAGAAAAACAGACACCAGAACATACATGATTAACATTTGCAGATTAATAATTTTTGACTCAGACACATAAAATCACCCTTTAGTTTCCGTCATCGCTAATTAACAGGACCTGTGTGAAGGATCATAATGCTaatgctgtgtctgtgtgagatcAGAGAGCTTTTCTATCTTGATTAAATCTTAATGTTGCAAAGATTGTTCCTGGATTAAAGTGCATGAGAAACACACTGGGTTAAACGGTCAGCAAAACCAACTGGAAGTGAGCTggtttttaaacatatttcttgGAGTTAAACTCTGATCAAACAAGAGTTAAACTGAATCCAGCACACTGAATACATATCCAACTATACAGCCACACAGCAACAGCATCCTGTTTTGGTCCAGTAAAGTAAATCCTCCCCCCCTGATCTTGACTTCTCCACATCATAGAGGCAGTCCTCTTATGCTATGCTGCCCTCTGGTGCTCATAGCCATCACTACATCAGTGCTACTGCAGAAGTGCTTTATACTCCATCTGTACATTTAAATCACCTGTGCTTTACACAAAAGGAGGTCATGAAGAAAATTCAAGTGAAAGCTGTGATCCACTCTGAGGTCATAAAGGAtgcgaaaagaaaaaaaagaagatgcagCACCAAGAAAGAGAGCTTGATAAAGAGAGACCCTATGAATCATACAAATGAGAACAGATGCGGTGGTAAAGAAGCTGCCCATTTCAGCAAAGCACTGCAGTAGTCAAACAGCACAAGATTATAATCACACTAATGAAGCTCTGCTTGTGAACACATCCAATCACATGaacataaatacaaaatccTTTTCTTTCCTAAATTAAATCTGAAAAAAGGTCCATGTGTGGCCTACCGTACACTTTCCTGCCACACAGAGAGAAGTTTCATTCTGTCCACACGGCGTCCCGTCGATCACCCTTTCTGACTGCCGCACGTAGAACCTGAACCCTACGGCCCGGCAGTTGAGTTCACAGTGCTGCTCAACAggaactgaaaaaacaaaacttgacaCCATTATTGTGCGGTTAAAGCTTGAAGGGGAGATCAGCCATATTTAAATCAAGTGACATTTTGGCTTTTTATAGGTATCGTCACCAAGCTTTCAAATCATGAGAGCCGTTATGGCcataatgaaatatttaaacttaCAGAGGTCGTGAAGAAAattcaagtgaaaaaaaaatgcagcaccaAGAAAACTAGAGCTTGATGCCTGGACCTCAAATCATTAGAGGTCTGTGAAAAAATGCATATTATGCAATTCTTAAGGTTTAAGGTTTCTATATTGCCATTGTATATACAACAAAATATAGAGATAACATATGATAACAGTAATTAGCTATTTTACTAATACAATTAATATTCTGTCTGTTGTTTAACCCTGTGGCTATTTTCTGATAAAGAACTAAAGCAGCACTGGATTGACCCttgactaaaactgaattgaaacagTAATACACGAGTGTGGTATCACTGCAGCgtgcattttctctctctttaaaagagagaaaaaaagctcTTTAATACTGACAAAAGATTTTGTTTTGATGTAATAAAAGCTGCAAAGCCTGACCGCTGCTTTCCTTTTTTCACGTGCTTTATCAATTAGATATGATGCAAGCCCAAAAGCCGGGCATTTCTTAAACAGATGTACACGAGGATGTTTAAGCACTGCTCAAGATGGGTGTCAAATGACCCAGACTTAACCTCATACGTGTACCTGGGGTTATTTAATCTTTACATCTGCGTAATCCATCAGTTAAGGCCGCAGCAGACAGACAAGATCTCACAATACACATCTGTTTGACAGGATATTAACTCTGGAGGCTGGTATTTCCATTAGCTCAAACAAATGACAGACAGTCAGGTGTTTTGACGGTTGCCTGGATACTTCAGGTGAGTATGCTTAATGAGTTTGTATTTATGAACATTCATCTCTAAGCCTATGGACAGGTGGCATACTGATGTCCTTACATCAAACCACGCCTCCGTTTAAACAGGTCATGGGGTCGGGCAGCTGAAGATGTAACACAGTGTGAACATGCAGTCAGCTGTGAAATGTGTGACCTCAGGGTCAGGCGAGGCTGCAGACTTTgagcatttattacttcttcaAATACATGTTGCAGGTATTCTGTTGTCGCTGTGTTTTAAACTAAGGTTTGAGTTCTGTTTTTTCTGCCATGCTAGTGACAGAACAAGGTAGCTCTGAAGCGCAAGACGAAacaaggaaaaggaaaacacaacatttagaaaatgtcattaaaattcaattaaattcagacATGGACTTTACTGAGAGTAGCACTGAGACAGGAAATGATATTGACCTGTGGCAGGGACTTGGATTCTGTCCCTGACTTTGCTTAGAAGTGAAATTGGGgctttctgtttttcagcctGATATTTTATACAGTTgggtccataatttgttggacaaagccactgtttttttgtagttttgtctctgtacaccaccacattagattttaaaacaaataatcaatatatgattgaagtgcagactttcacctTTAATTCAAGAGGTAATTCAAGGTACAAAAACCTTGCatgaactgtttaggaatttCAGCAATTTTTTATACTCAAAAATGAATTGGACAATTTACTAACAAGCAGGTCTGTGGCCAGGTGAgcctgttcccttgttatttgatgacaaatgaagcaaaaataatATCTGGAGATGATTCAAAGTTTTGAATTTGTAATTTATagcttttattgtaattttaaatatgaagccCAAACATATATCAATGCAAGTAAACCTATCAGAGACAAAAACATGCTTAAAAAGTATGAATGCACCAGCCAGCTGGGCAACATCAAAAAAGGACCTGAAAGACCACCGTTATTTCCATGGTTATGAAAAACAATTTCACAACATCAAGTCAAGCCAAGAACATTTTCAAGAAGGTAGATGTAtcattgtcaaagtctacaatcaaagAGATGCCTTCATGCACGGAAATACATgctgcaaaccactggttacactcaagaacacaaagaccagattagactttgccagaaaatttctaaaagtctgcacagttctggaaaaaaatcattttaacagatgaaaccaagattaacttgtagcagaatgatgggaaaagaaaagtatggagaaatAGAGAAACAGCTCACAATCTTAAGCATACCATATTATCTGTCTAATATGGTGGGGGCAGCATTATGGCATGgccatgtatggctgccagtatAAGtaggtcactagtgtttactgatgatgtgactgtATCAGGATACATTCTGAAGTGGACAGGGCTGTGCtcagacagagcttcacagtgcaaatggataatgagccAAAGTATACTgtaaaagcaacccaagagtttctcaacgtaaagaaatgggatattcttcaaaggccaagtcagtcacctgatctcaacccagcaGAGCCAACCTAATGCTTTTCAGGTATTAAATACAAAGCTGAAGGcacagagacccacaaacaagcagcaactgaaggtgcctccagtaaaggcctagcagaacatctcaagggaggaaaacACAGCATCTGATGATGaccatgggttctagacttcaggcagtcacttACACTTATTTACTGATTGCTACAGGATTTtttccaagtattaaaaaaatccttatATAAAATCCATATATGTTTGGATTGTTATTGTGTATTGcataaaaaaagctttttgtaaagcctcttgaattaaaactgaaagtctgcacttcaatcatatTTTGATCGTTTGATTTGACACACACTTCATATTCTCATGCTGCACATATACGTAACCTACCCTCATTAAAAGGTTCCCATTCATACAGTCTGCCCATGAAAGGCTGGTTGTTGTAAGAGGAACACTGGACGGCTCTGATGTGTCTGCTGGATAGTGCACAAGCCTGAGGAAGGACCagtgaaacacaaacatgcatttattttccATGAAAACTCAGAGTCGGACAGGTAAATCCCTTTGTAACTACAGCTGCGTCTCACTGTCACGCTCTGTAGCCACTGATTTACTGATTGCTACAGTGAGCCTTCTCTGTTTTAACTGTTTCCACTCCTCAGCTTGTAGTTCTCTCTTTCTTAACAAAAGCAATTAGATTccagtatatatatatgaaggCAGCGCAGTGAAACCCAACCTCCCTTAAGTCTCCATACATTATATCCTTTGTTTAAACAAGACTCTGGTCTGCTTTACTTTGCTTGAATATCTGTCATCACATACCAGAGAGACAATATACAGAACCAGACACTGCTTCAGTTCATCTTAATGCACAGAATCAGTTCTGTAACCTAGGATGAGATGAACAAACCTTATCCGCACACTCGTACAATTAAGCTGGTGTAATTTTTGGATTGATTATGGAttatttttaccattttgaCCACTCTGACATGAGCCACATGGTCAAGGTCTGCTGTAGAGATGGAGATTGTTGGAGGTTTTGTCATCCATTAACAGGAGTTTTTAAAGTGTGCAATTAACAGCATTTAATAAAATGGAATGTTGTGACAAAAAATActgagttaaaaacaaacatattgaGGCATCCTTAGCTTGTAATAGAAAAACGTGCCCAAACATTAAATACAGTAGTCCAGTTTAGACTGGAAAGGTATAAACCAGTCATGCCTAAAGTTAGACTGCAATAAATAACACAGGGTGTCCAATTTCTAATTAATATTAGGTGTTACTTATCAATTCTTCAACTCAGTCAGAGGCAATATGACTAATAAACTACATGTGAAATATGTCTGAATGTTATGGTTGTGGAGTATGCAACAACTATGTCTACATAATGGAACCACAGAAAGTGGTTTGTCTTTTCTCATGAGGGGACACATGCAGTCTTTGCCTTCTGTCAGACATAAATATTGGAATTCATGTAAATGTGTACTTTCCCTCACCAGAgcttaaaaactaaaactaatactttAGAATTTGCATGCTGGTATTTccttttcacacacaaacaaaagcagcattagaaaataattaaattccCATTACCAACAAACCATTCTGAGAATAAGAACAAAATGCAGAGTTGCCTACATTACTGTTGCAGATCCTGTATTGAGAATGCTCCCCTGTGCAGAAGGAAGATGGCAGAGGATTGTAGGGTCTCACTTGACGCTGCTTAGGGTTGGACATGTGGCTGCCTGTATTGTGCTCCTGCTGGACCGCAGCCTTATTGGCTGAACCAGGCTGGTAAAGGGGAGCCCAGATTTGGTTATTTCTAGGATGCTGTGTCCTGGCATGCATGTAGGGTCTGCTGTAGAGATGGAGATTGTTGGAGGCATTAGGGCTGTTTGACCTGTGGCCACCACTGCCTCTAGCTGTGGGGTGGTGAGAATTAGCTGCAGCAGAGCGACTGCGTCTCTGTGGGCGCGGGGTTTTGGAGTCCTGGGCTGTATCCGTCTGCAGTGAAGCAACAT is a genomic window containing:
- the LOC115775689 gene encoding thrombospondin type-1 domain-containing protein 4-like is translated as MSNPKQRQVRPYNPLPSSFCTGEHSQYRICNSNACALSSRHIRAVQCSSYNNQPFMGRLYEWEPFNEVPVEQHCELNCRAVGFRFYVRQSERVIDGTPCGQNETSLCVAGKCTVGHTWTFFQI